In Sedimentibacter sp. MB31-C6, one genomic interval encodes:
- a CDS encoding ABC transporter ATP-binding protein produces MSLLSVDKLTKSFGGLTAVSNVSMYIEKGELIGLIGPNGAGKTTLFNLLTGVYEPTKGSIKLNINGNEKEIGGLKPYNVTKSGVSRTFQNIRLFKDLSVLDNIRIAMHQKIDYNMPSALFRFNKFYKEEERLVCEAEKLMDIFKLTHKKNELAKNLPYGEQRHLEIVRAMATKPALLLLDEPAAGMNPKETENLTNTIAKIRKEFGLSILLIEHDMSLVMKICERIYVLDYGMMIASGVPSEVRKNKKVIEAYLGGDL; encoded by the coding sequence ATGTCGTTGCTTTCAGTTGATAAATTAACAAAGTCCTTTGGGGGACTTACAGCAGTATCTAATGTAAGTATGTATATTGAAAAAGGAGAACTTATAGGACTTATAGGCCCAAATGGAGCAGGAAAAACAACTTTATTTAATCTGCTTACTGGAGTATATGAGCCTACAAAAGGTAGTATAAAGTTAAATATAAATGGAAATGAAAAGGAAATTGGAGGGCTCAAACCATATAATGTAACTAAATCTGGGGTGAGTCGTACATTTCAAAATATTAGACTTTTTAAAGATTTATCTGTTTTAGATAATATTAGAATTGCAATGCATCAAAAAATTGATTATAATATGCCATCTGCCCTTTTTCGATTTAATAAATTCTACAAAGAAGAAGAAAGACTAGTCTGTGAAGCTGAAAAATTAATGGATATATTTAAATTAACCCATAAGAAGAATGAGTTAGCTAAAAATCTTCCATATGGAGAACAAAGACATCTAGAAATTGTAAGGGCTATGGCTACAAAACCAGCATTGTTACTTTTGGATGAACCTGCTGCTGGTATGAATCCTAAAGAAACAGAAAATCTTACAAATACTATTGCAAAGATAAGAAAAGAATTTGGACTATCTATTCTTTTAATTGAACACGATATGTCTTTAGTTATGAAAATTTGTGAACGTATTTATGTTTTGGACTACGGCATGATGATTGCTTCTGGAGTTCCTTCAGAAGTTAGAAAAAATAAAAAGGTTATTGAAGCCTACTTAGGAGGGGATTTGTAA
- a CDS encoding branched-chain amino acid ABC transporter permease has product MKVFNKKNIIIFVLILLFYAAVQALISTGIINSFYEITLATICINIILAVSLNLVTGFTGQFSLGHAGFMSIGAYVGAIINMNMNSTSGFLIGIFAGAVAAAIVGVVIGIPTLRLKGDYLAIATLGMAEIIRVIFLNMEITNGAAGLNGIPRYTNWLWLFIFTTGTIILINNFIKSSQGRACISIREDEIAAESMGINTTKYKVMAFALGALFAGIAGALYSSYFYFIKPTLFSFQKSIDILVIVVLGGMGSITGSVIAAIGLAIITTALQKYAELRMIIYAILLVAIMIFRPQGLMGTKEVSDLFKFKKKGEKIE; this is encoded by the coding sequence ATGAAAGTATTTAATAAAAAGAATATAATAATTTTTGTTTTGATTTTATTGTTTTATGCAGCTGTCCAAGCTCTTATTTCTACAGGAATCATAAATAGTTTTTATGAAATTACATTAGCTACCATTTGTATTAATATAATATTAGCAGTAAGTTTAAATTTAGTTACAGGTTTTACTGGACAATTTTCTTTAGGCCATGCTGGTTTTATGTCAATAGGTGCCTATGTTGGTGCAATTATTAATATGAATATGAATTCAACTTCTGGATTCCTTATTGGTATTTTTGCTGGTGCTGTTGCAGCTGCAATTGTAGGGGTAGTAATAGGTATTCCAACTTTAAGACTTAAAGGTGATTATTTAGCTATTGCCACATTAGGTATGGCAGAGATTATCCGTGTAATATTTTTAAATATGGAGATTACAAATGGAGCAGCTGGTTTAAATGGAATACCAAGATATACAAATTGGCTATGGTTATTCATTTTTACTACTGGAACTATTATATTAATAAATAACTTTATAAAATCTTCACAAGGACGAGCTTGTATTTCAATACGTGAAGATGAAATTGCAGCTGAATCAATGGGAATAAATACAACAAAATATAAAGTTATGGCATTTGCATTAGGTGCATTATTTGCAGGAATTGCTGGCGCTTTATATTCATCCTATTTTTACTTTATAAAACCAACTTTATTTAGCTTTCAAAAATCAATAGATATTTTAGTAATAGTTGTATTAGGAGGAATGGGAAGTATTACAGGATCTGTAATTGCAGCAATAGGTCTTGCTATAATAACAACAGCTTTACAAAAATATGCAGAATTAAGAATGATAATATATGCTATTCTGTTAGTAGCTATAATGATATTTAGACCGCAAGGTTTAATGGGAACTAAAGAAGTTAGTGATTTATTTAAATTTAAGAAAAAAGGTGAGAAAATTGAATAA
- a CDS encoding branched-chain amino acid ABC transporter permease produces the protein MDQLLQQMINGISLGSIYALIALGYTMVYGIIKLINFAHGDVYMIGAYIGFAVTTYANLGFIPALIISMVACAILGMLVEKIAYKPLRNSSRIAVLITAIGMSLLIEYTMMFFVGAEVRSYPKLLSEEIFNFGSIVISMQQIYIIITAIVLMIILQFIVKKTKVGKSMRAVSADKDAAQLMGINVNSTISFTFAIGSALAGAGGVLVGIYYNSIDPLMGMMPGLKAFIAAVFGGIGSIPGAMIGGLSIGVMETLVSGYGNSMYRDAAVFAFLILILILKPSGLLGKNTKEKV, from the coding sequence TTGGATCAATTATTACAACAAATGATTAACGGAATTTCTTTAGGAAGTATTTATGCTTTGATTGCTTTAGGATACACAATGGTTTATGGAATTATAAAACTTATTAATTTTGCCCATGGAGATGTATATATGATTGGTGCTTATATTGGGTTTGCAGTTACAACTTATGCAAATTTAGGGTTTATACCTGCTCTTATTATTTCTATGGTTGCATGTGCCATACTTGGAATGCTTGTTGAAAAAATAGCATATAAGCCATTAAGAAATTCATCAAGAATAGCAGTTTTAATTACTGCAATTGGAATGTCTTTACTTATAGAATATACTATGATGTTTTTTGTAGGTGCAGAAGTAAGGTCTTATCCAAAACTATTATCAGAGGAAATATTTAATTTTGGAAGTATTGTTATAAGCATGCAACAGATTTATATTATTATAACTGCAATTGTATTGATGATAATACTACAGTTTATTGTTAAGAAAACAAAAGTTGGAAAGTCAATGAGAGCTGTTTCAGCCGATAAAGATGCAGCTCAATTAATGGGAATCAATGTAAATAGTACAATATCATTTACTTTTGCTATTGGTTCTGCTTTAGCAGGCGCAGGAGGAGTACTAGTTGGTATTTATTATAATTCAATAGATCCATTAATGGGAATGATGCCAGGGTTAAAGGCTTTTATAGCGGCAGTATTTGGGGGTATAGGAAGTATACCAGGTGCTATGATAGGTGGATTATCTATAGGTGTTATGGAAACTTTGGTTTCTGGATATGGTAATTCAATGTATAGGGACGCTGCAGTATTTGCATTTTTAATTTTAATACTTATCTTAAAACCGTCAGGACTTTTAGGTAAGAATACGAAAGAGAAGGTGTAA
- a CDS encoding ABC transporter substrate-binding protein: protein MKKKSFLSLLAVILIIGLLAGCSGGEAKNENTDENGSATEVKIGINFELTGEVASYGVSNVDGIMMAFDEINANGGINGMQIVPVEVDNKSDSAEATSLATRLMTQEGVVACLGPATSGDFMATIPVAMQNEIPVISASATADKGVTVDNGGNVNDYVFRLCFNDSFQGVTMANFALNNLDAKKAVIIQDNSSDYGKGLAENFVETFKGSGGTIVAQEGYVAKDKDFKAILTSIKGEDFDVIFIPGYYQEAGLIIKQARDLGIDAPILGADGFDSPVLLELAGAEALTDVYFSNHYSSIDEDPLVQEFITTFKEKNGVEPNAFNALGYDLGYFIADAIERADSTDPVAIKDALASTKGFVGVTGSFDMGQDHNPIKSAVVIKLDNGVQSSSVKVDPK, encoded by the coding sequence ATGAAGAAAAAATCTTTTTTATCATTACTAGCAGTTATATTAATAATAGGATTATTAGCAGGCTGTAGTGGTGGCGAAGCAAAAAATGAAAACACAGATGAAAATGGCTCTGCGACAGAAGTTAAGATAGGTATAAATTTTGAATTAACTGGTGAAGTTGCATCATATGGAGTATCTAATGTTGATGGTATAATGATGGCATTTGACGAAATTAATGCTAATGGTGGAATTAATGGTATGCAGATTGTTCCTGTAGAAGTAGACAACAAGTCAGATTCTGCAGAAGCGACGTCATTAGCAACAAGACTTATGACTCAAGAAGGAGTTGTTGCTTGTCTTGGTCCTGCAACATCAGGTGATTTCATGGCTACTATACCAGTAGCTATGCAAAATGAAATTCCAGTAATATCTGCTTCTGCAACTGCAGATAAAGGTGTAACTGTGGATAATGGTGGAAATGTAAATGACTATGTATTTCGTTTATGTTTCAATGATTCATTCCAAGGGGTTACAATGGCTAATTTTGCTTTAAATAACCTTGATGCTAAGAAAGCAGTAATAATTCAGGATAATTCAAGTGATTATGGAAAAGGACTAGCAGAAAATTTTGTTGAAACTTTCAAAGGCTCTGGAGGAACAATAGTTGCTCAAGAAGGTTATGTAGCAAAAGATAAAGATTTTAAGGCTATTTTAACTAGTATAAAAGGCGAGGATTTTGACGTAATTTTTATACCTGGATATTATCAAGAAGCTGGTCTTATTATAAAACAAGCTCGTGATTTAGGAATTGATGCTCCTATACTTGGAGCAGATGGTTTTGATTCACCAGTTCTTTTAGAACTAGCTGGAGCTGAAGCTTTAACTGATGTATATTTCTCTAACCATTATTCATCTATAGACGAAGATCCATTAGTTCAGGAATTTATAACTACATTCAAAGAAAAAAATGGTGTTGAACCTAATGCCTTTAATGCTCTTGGCTATGACTTAGGATACTTTATTGCTGATGCAATTGAGCGTGCCGATTCAACAGATCCAGTAGCTATTAAAGATGCCTTAGCTTCGACGAAAGGATTTGTTGGTGTAACTGGTAGTTTCGATATGGGACAAGATCATAATCCAATAAAGTCTGCAGTTGTTATTAAATTAGACAATGGTGTTCAATCATCAAGTGTTAAAGTAGATCCAAAATAA
- a CDS encoding GerMN domain-containing protein, with the protein MRIINNIIIICLIGLLSTTYLFNLSPINYKDTIEIETPTETSTLKLEVDSTDFTNPESIIVKHIAKKDEVTKSVSNSVFTANIYQQDTLISSNITDLELLSPSSDMNISINEDNPMITTLDVSQKKLKLDDGTYKIVLQSNLISNPENSKVTINVTYDTNGAYYSALNSAPAGTKGLTLYFATENIDTLIPVTRFVVEDKSITRMAIEQLQNGPLSNNMKTLIGDVVNTTYNNGNVVIDLPSSYEEYNNSNYGQKSHQSFVKSIFAVDRYWPIYSVKFTVDRKIVDTYFNNVDTKKPIPNIEDYYIYLAYKIDDRYFLFDYNVDTNLTGITNNDSTEIIAQKLYDLYFDLELNFGRNPIPESIILKGVSAEGNYLKLDFNEAFKKAYENKDDLRMMMIESLIYTFTTIPNIDGILITVDNEPLNNYVKNVDLTGILYPPEFINPEVIQ; encoded by the coding sequence ATGAGGATAATTAACAATATTATAATAATCTGTTTAATAGGTCTGTTATCAACTACATATTTATTTAATTTATCACCTATAAATTACAAGGATACTATAGAAATCGAAACTCCAACTGAAACAAGCACATTAAAATTAGAAGTTGATTCAACTGATTTCACAAATCCTGAATCAATAATAGTTAAGCATATTGCAAAAAAGGATGAAGTAACTAAAAGTGTTTCAAATAGTGTATTTACAGCAAATATATATCAGCAAGACACATTAATTAGTAGCAATATTACTGATTTAGAACTTTTATCACCTTCATCTGATATGAATATTTCTATAAACGAAGATAATCCAATGATAACCACATTAGATGTAAGCCAAAAAAAGTTAAAACTTGATGATGGTACATACAAAATAGTACTTCAATCAAATCTGATAAGTAATCCTGAAAATTCTAAAGTAACAATTAATGTAACATATGATACGAATGGAGCTTATTATTCAGCATTGAATTCTGCTCCAGCTGGTACGAAAGGTTTAACTTTATACTTTGCTACAGAGAATATCGATACATTGATACCTGTAACAAGATTTGTTGTAGAAGATAAATCAATTACTAGAATGGCAATTGAACAACTTCAAAATGGACCACTAAGTAATAACATGAAAACATTAATAGGTGACGTTGTAAATACAACCTATAATAACGGTAATGTAGTAATTGATCTGCCAAGTAGTTATGAAGAATACAACAATAGTAATTATGGACAAAAGTCGCATCAATCATTTGTTAAATCAATTTTTGCCGTTGATAGATATTGGCCTATATATAGTGTGAAATTTACTGTTGATAGAAAAATTGTTGATACATATTTTAACAATGTTGATACAAAAAAACCTATACCAAATATTGAAGATTATTATATTTATTTAGCTTATAAAATTGATGATAGATATTTCTTGTTTGATTATAATGTAGATACAAATTTAACTGGAATTACCAATAATGATTCCACTGAAATAATTGCTCAAAAATTATATGATTTATATTTTGATTTAGAACTAAACTTTGGAAGAAATCCAATTCCTGAAAGCATTATATTGAAAGGAGTATCTGCTGAAGGAAATTATTTAAAATTAGATTTTAATGAAGCTTTTAAAAAAGCCTATGAAAATAAAGATGATTTAAGAATGATGATGATTGAATCATTAATTTATACATTTACTACAATTCCAAATATCGATGGAATTTTAATAACTGTTGATAATGAACCTTTAAATAATTATGTTAAAAACGTGGATTTAACAGGCATTTTATATCCACCTGAATTTATTAACCCAGAAGTAATTCAATAG
- a CDS encoding ECF transporter S component, translating into MSDKMIKSMVYTSLLAALVCVATFTIKVPSVVTNGYTHLGDGFIFIAVILLGGKNGAWAGSIGAALADILGGYSHYAIPTFIIKGIMALLMGYIIKKMPQNNKLSWILGAIVGSVWQVVAYYVVGSIMVGSFISTLMDIPGNTIQSLAGIIVSVIFVVAFRNTSIGKNIIK; encoded by the coding sequence ATGAGTGATAAAATGATAAAAAGTATGGTTTATACTTCATTATTAGCTGCATTAGTGTGTGTAGCAACATTTACAATAAAAGTTCCTTCAGTTGTAACAAATGGATATACACATTTAGGTGATGGTTTTATTTTTATAGCAGTAATTTTGCTTGGTGGAAAGAATGGTGCGTGGGCTGGCAGTATAGGTGCTGCATTAGCAGATATATTAGGTGGATATAGTCATTACGCTATACCGACATTCATTATTAAAGGTATTATGGCCTTACTCATGGGTTATATAATTAAGAAAATGCCACAAAATAATAAATTAAGCTGGATACTTGGTGCAATTGTAGGAAGCGTATGGCAGGTAGTAGCTTATTATGTTGTAGGATCAATAATGGTTGGAAGTTTTATATCTACTCTTATGGATATACCAGGAAATACTATTCAATCGTTGGCTGGAATTATAGTATCTGTAATATTTGTAGTAGCATTTAGAAATACATCAATTGGTAAAAATATAATAAAATAG
- a CDS encoding ABC transporter ATP-binding protein, with protein sequence MTYYEEDNYKYKSFNTKVWMKLIPFFKPYTRMMIGIIIFMLLSAFIDILMPLFQKYAVDNFIVPSKTEGLISFIILYGATLIMQVINIVIFARLAIKIEMRLGYDLRETVFTHLQKLSLSYYNTTPVGYIMARVLSDTNKIGTMIAWGLVDVFWAIAYVIGVFIAMFFLNYKLALLVIIVVPVMALITMYFQKRILETNRELRKINSKMTGEFNEGITGARTTKTLVIEDNNYSKFRKVTESMNMKSMRMAKLNAIFIPIIVFFGSAATAIVLARGGHLTINGLIQLGTLSAFLSYAINIFEPIQQLARIFAEVVSLQANIERVTELMEKDPLIKDRDDVVERYGDNINPKKENWESIKGDIEFKDVTFKYPDGDEEVLKNFNLIIPAGTNVAIVGETGAGKSTLVNLACRFFEPTEGQILIDGKDYRERSQLWLHSNIGYVLQNPHLFSGTIKENIRYGRLDATDEEIEKASKIVSVDTVIEKLEEGYNSQVGEGGDRLSTGEKQLISIARAILADPRIFVLDEATSSIDTNTERLIQKGIDYLLKGRTSFIIAHRLSTIKKADLILVVKDGKIAERGKHKDLIDKKGYYYNLYTKQIEEEKTLEVLK encoded by the coding sequence ATGACATATTATGAAGAAGATAATTATAAATATAAATCATTTAATACAAAGGTATGGATGAAGCTAATTCCATTTTTTAAACCTTATACAAGAATGATGATTGGAATTATAATATTCATGCTTCTTTCGGCATTTATAGACATTTTAATGCCTCTGTTTCAAAAGTATGCTGTAGATAATTTTATTGTACCTAGTAAAACTGAAGGACTAATAAGCTTTATTATCTTGTATGGTGCTACTCTTATTATGCAAGTTATTAATATAGTTATTTTTGCTCGCCTTGCTATTAAGATAGAAATGCGTTTAGGTTATGATTTAAGAGAAACAGTATTTACACATTTACAAAAGCTTTCTTTATCTTATTACAATACTACACCAGTAGGATATATAATGGCTAGAGTATTGAGTGATACTAATAAAATAGGAACTATGATAGCTTGGGGATTAGTTGATGTATTCTGGGCTATAGCTTATGTTATTGGAGTATTTATAGCTATGTTTTTTTTAAACTACAAGTTGGCTTTGTTAGTTATTATTGTAGTACCAGTAATGGCTTTAATTACTATGTATTTTCAAAAAAGGATACTTGAAACAAATAGAGAATTAAGAAAAATTAATTCTAAAATGACTGGTGAGTTTAATGAAGGAATAACAGGAGCTCGAACAACTAAAACTCTAGTTATTGAAGATAATAATTATAGTAAGTTTAGAAAAGTAACAGAGTCTATGAATATGAAGTCTATGAGAATGGCAAAATTAAATGCTATTTTTATACCGATTATAGTATTTTTTGGCTCTGCTGCTACTGCTATTGTGCTGGCAAGAGGCGGACATCTTACTATAAATGGGTTGATACAGTTAGGAACTCTTTCTGCTTTCCTTTCTTATGCAATAAATATTTTTGAACCAATACAACAATTAGCAAGAATCTTCGCAGAAGTAGTTTCATTACAGGCAAATATTGAGAGAGTTACTGAACTTATGGAAAAAGACCCTTTGATAAAAGATAGAGATGATGTTGTTGAAAGATATGGGGACAATATAAATCCTAAAAAAGAAAATTGGGAATCAATAAAAGGCGATATAGAATTTAAAGATGTAACCTTTAAATATCCAGATGGGGACGAAGAGGTTCTTAAGAATTTTAATTTAATAATACCAGCTGGAACTAATGTTGCCATAGTAGGAGAGACAGGTGCTGGAAAAAGTACTTTAGTAAATTTAGCATGTAGGTTTTTTGAACCTACAGAAGGTCAAATATTAATTGATGGTAAAGATTATAGAGAAAGGTCACAGCTTTGGCTTCATTCAAATATAGGATATGTATTGCAAAATCCTCATTTGTTCTCAGGGACAATTAAAGAAAATATAAGATATGGTAGATTAGATGCTACTGATGAAGAAATCGAAAAAGCTTCTAAAATAGTTTCAGTAGATACAGTTATTGAAAAACTTGAAGAAGGATATAATAGTCAAGTAGGTGAAGGAGGAGACAGATTATCTACAGGAGAAAAGCAATTGATATCTATTGCTAGAGCTATATTAGCAGATCCTAGAATTTTTGTATTAGATGAAGCAACTTCCTCCATAGATACAAATACTGAAAGGTTAATACAAAAAGGCATAGATTATTTATTGAAAGGTCGTACTTCATTTATAATTGCTCATAGACTTTCTACAATAAAAAAAGCTGATTTAATTTTAGTAGTAAAAGATGGGAAAATTGCTGAGAGAGGGAAACACAAAGATTTAATTGACAAAAAAGGATATTACTATAATCTATATACTAAACAAATAGAAGAAGAGAAAACTTTGGAAGTTTTAAAGTAA
- a CDS encoding ABC transporter ATP-binding protein, with amino-acid sequence MKNKNKSNAGIILSYSRGLKRFLFISAIATILRVLTSFATPQVIRFTVDSVIGEIPMNYAVPIMNIIEAVGGREGLRLNLWLCTVVVILLALSTSICDYIGRTFIAKGSEGIIKNIRNSLYEHIQKLPYSWHIKNQTGDIIQRATSDVEILRNFLSTQLSEMFRTVMLILVSLLLMFSMNFKLTLVVLIFIPIIIIYSSIFYGILSKKFLVADEAEGELFTSAQENLTGVRVVRAFGRESYEIEKFSEKNNKFSDLWVKLGYQLGYYWGLGDFVTGLQIMTVISLGVIQAVNGVITLGEFLVFVTYNQMLAWPVRSFGRILGELSKTRVSVGRICEILKEPAEEDEADNITPDLNGDIEFNNVTYYYEGNNPVVNDVSFKIKANTTFAILGGTGSGKTTLMHLLNRLYDLTENNGSITIGGIDIRDIKRDYLRKNIGMVLQEPFLFSRTIKENIKIVKPNATDEEIEEASSTAQVHKSIENFSKGYDTIVGERGVTLSGGQKQRVAMARMLLQNTPIMVFDDSLSAVDAETDANIRIALKKRKNKSTVILISHRITTLMEADIILVLDKGKVSDIGTHEELIKRDGIYKNIYNVQMNIYDDND; translated from the coding sequence ATGAAAAATAAAAACAAATCAAATGCAGGAATAATTTTGTCATATTCAAGGGGACTAAAAAGATTTTTATTTATTTCTGCAATTGCAACGATTCTAAGGGTTCTAACTAGTTTTGCAACTCCTCAAGTTATTAGATTTACAGTTGACTCTGTAATAGGTGAAATTCCTATGAATTATGCAGTACCGATAATGAATATAATTGAAGCTGTTGGTGGTAGAGAAGGCTTAAGATTAAATTTATGGCTATGTACTGTTGTAGTTATACTTTTAGCATTAAGTACTTCTATTTGTGATTATATAGGTAGAACGTTCATTGCGAAGGGTTCTGAAGGAATTATAAAAAACATAAGAAATAGTTTGTATGAACATATTCAAAAATTACCATATAGTTGGCATATTAAGAATCAAACAGGAGATATAATACAACGAGCTACATCTGATGTAGAAATTTTGAGAAATTTTCTTTCTACTCAGTTGTCGGAAATGTTTAGAACTGTAATGTTAATTTTAGTTTCATTATTACTAATGTTTTCAATGAATTTTAAACTAACTTTAGTTGTTTTAATATTCATACCTATTATAATAATTTATTCATCTATTTTTTATGGTATTTTATCTAAGAAGTTTTTAGTTGCTGATGAGGCTGAAGGTGAATTGTTTACATCTGCTCAGGAAAATTTAACTGGTGTTAGGGTAGTCAGAGCTTTTGGTCGAGAAAGTTATGAAATAGAAAAATTTTCTGAGAAAAATAATAAATTTTCTGATTTGTGGGTTAAATTAGGTTACCAATTGGGATATTACTGGGGTTTAGGAGATTTTGTAACAGGATTACAAATTATGACTGTTATAAGTTTAGGTGTAATTCAAGCTGTAAATGGTGTCATAACATTAGGAGAATTTCTTGTTTTTGTAACGTATAATCAGATGCTTGCGTGGCCAGTAAGAAGTTTTGGGCGAATATTAGGCGAATTAAGCAAAACTAGGGTTTCAGTAGGCAGAATTTGCGAAATATTAAAAGAACCTGCAGAAGAGGATGAAGCTGATAATATTACTCCTGATTTGAATGGTGATATTGAGTTTAACAATGTAACTTATTATTACGAAGGTAACAATCCTGTTGTAAATGATGTAAGTTTTAAAATTAAAGCTAATACAACCTTTGCTATACTTGGAGGTACAGGTTCTGGCAAAACAACTCTTATGCACTTGTTAAACCGTTTATATGATTTAACAGAAAATAATGGCTCAATAACAATAGGTGGAATTGATATTAGGGATATAAAAAGAGATTATTTAAGAAAAAATATTGGAATGGTACTTCAAGAACCATTTTTATTTTCAAGAACTATTAAAGAAAATATAAAAATAGTAAAACCTAATGCAACTGACGAAGAAATAGAAGAGGCTTCTTCAACAGCACAGGTACATAAATCAATAGAAAATTTTTCTAAGGGATATGATACAATAGTTGGTGAAAGAGGAGTAACTTTGTCTGGAGGTCAAAAGCAACGAGTTGCTATGGCTAGGATGTTACTTCAAAATACTCCAATTATGGTTTTTGATGATTCTTTGTCTGCTGTTGATGCAGAAACAGATGCTAATATTCGTATCGCATTAAAAAAGAGAAAAAATAAATCTACGGTTATTTTAATTTCACATCGTATTACAACATTAATGGAAGCTGATATTATTCTTGTTCTAGATAAAGGTAAAGTATCAGATATAGGAACTCATGAAGAGTTAATAAAACGTGATGGTATTTATAAAAATATATATAATGTTCAAATGAATATATATGATGATAATGATTAG
- a CDS encoding FAD:protein FMN transferase, which translates to MIKKVVSTIFLVILISSLTSCKSDGKTQTRYEAEFLLLFDTATRIVGYADSEEEFTEYAQNVYDNLKEYHELYDIYNDYEGINNIKTINDNAGIAPVKVDEKIIDLLKFAIEEYKVTDGKTNIAFGSVLKIWHEYRNNGVEDPKNAKLPSIDELKIANEHTNIEDIIINEDESTVFLKDSEMSLDVGAIAKGYAAGEVSKIVKEAGLTSGLLSVGGNVIAISNNISTGEDWNVGVQNPDINSQESILKIVTLKDKSLVTSGNYERYYTVDGKKYNHIINSETLFPSEYFASVSIICDDSGKADSLSTAIFSMPYEEGIEIINNISNTEAMWVFSDKTIKYSENFELLIKE; encoded by the coding sequence TTGATTAAAAAAGTAGTATCGACAATATTTTTAGTTATCCTTATCAGCAGTCTTACATCTTGTAAGAGTGACGGAAAAACGCAAACTCGCTATGAGGCTGAGTTTTTATTGCTTTTTGACACAGCTACAAGGATTGTTGGATATGCCGATAGTGAGGAAGAATTTACTGAATATGCACAGAATGTTTATGATAACTTAAAAGAGTATCATGAGCTTTATGACATTTATAATGATTATGAAGGTATTAACAATATTAAGACAATAAATGACAATGCAGGTATAGCTCCAGTTAAAGTTGATGAAAAAATTATAGATTTACTCAAATTTGCAATAGAAGAGTATAAAGTTACAGATGGTAAAACAAATATTGCTTTTGGGTCTGTTTTAAAAATTTGGCATGAATATCGAAACAATGGAGTTGAAGATCCTAAAAATGCAAAACTACCTTCTATTGATGAACTTAAAATAGCTAATGAACATACGAATATTGAGGACATTATCATTAATGAAGATGAGTCGACAGTTTTTCTAAAAGATTCAGAAATGAGTTTGGATGTTGGTGCTATTGCTAAAGGATATGCTGCTGGTGAAGTAAGTAAAATAGTAAAAGAAGCGGGACTTACATCAGGACTTTTATCTGTCGGAGGAAATGTAATTGCCATAAGCAATAACATAAGTACAGGTGAAGATTGGAATGTTGGAGTACAAAATCCTGATATTAATAGTCAAGAATCAATATTGAAAATAGTAACACTTAAAGATAAATCTCTTGTTACAAGTGGAAATTATGAAAGATATTATACCGTTGATGGTAAAAAATATAATCATATTATTAATTCTGAAACTCTATTTCCTTCAGAGTATTTCGCTTCTGTATCTATAATTTGTGATGACTCAGGAAAAGCTGATTCACTTTCTACTGCTATTTTTAGTATGCCGTATGAAGAAGGTATAGAAATTATTAATAATATTTCAAATACTGAAGCCATGTGGGTTTTTAGTGATAAAACAATTAAATACAGTGAAAACTTTGAACTTTTAATAAAAGAATGA